CGTATTTCTCCGCTGCCTTCATGAGACCCATGTTGCCTTCCTGAATGAGATCGAGGAAGGAAAGGCCCCTGTTCAGGTACTTTTTGGCGATATTGATGACCAGTCTCAGGTTTGCCTGGATCAGCCTGTTTTTCACCACCTTCAGGCCGTTTTCTATATCGCTTATCTGGCCGAAAGTCTTTCTAATCGCCACTCCTTCATGCTCGTCCAGGGTCTTCAGGTGTCTCGCCGTCTTGCGCACGATTTCTTCGAGGACCTTCTTGTTCAGGTTGAGGTTCGCAAGGGATTCTTCGATTTTTGCATCGAGGGCTTTCACCTTCTTTTCGTTCTGCTTTTTCGCCAGCTCGTCCGTACCGGGGGCTTGGCCCATAAACTCCCTTTTCTTGTCGAAGCTCGTCTTTATGGTATTGATCAGGAAAAGGGTCCTTTTCTTATACTTCTCCTCGTCCTTTTTCGTATAATTCATCTCATCGATATTCTTGATCACATCCACGATGGCCACGCCGTCCTTCTTGATGAGCGACGCAAGCTCCTGAAGCTCGTGGATGGCCTGGGGAAGCCCGAATAGGAGATTTCTTACCTTTTTCTCCCCTTCCTCGATCTTCTTTGCGATCAGGTACTCTTCCTCGGAGGTGAGCAGAGAAACGCGGCCGATATCCTTGAGATATGCCCAGATGATGTTGTCGGTCCGCTCGGAAGGGAACCTCTCGATCTCTCCCCATTCCTGGGGCTCTTCAGGGGTCTCGATCTTCTCTTTTATGGTCTCTACGATATCTATGTTGGATTCGGAAAGGAAATCGAATATGTCTTCTATGTCCTCGGGAGAAAATATATTCTGAGGAAGATAGTCGTTAATTTCGTCGGGGGTAAGGTATCCCTTTTCCATACCCATATCCACAAGATGTTTGATTTCTGTATAATTTTTTATACTCATCTCTTATCTCCAAATGTTAAAAAAGCCTCTGCCAAAAACGCAAAAAAGGCTCTTTTCGGACTTCTCTTTCCGAAAAACGTGAATGAATATAGGTACTATTTTCTAAGTCGTCAATGACCTGCGTGATCGGAGATACCCGCCGCGGTCGGTGTGAGAGACTCATATGCTTATTACCTTATAACAGATTTCCGGTTCGAAGTCAACACTTCCCCTTACCCGCTCCGACCTGAAAACAGGACTGCGGACCTGAGGATCTAAGAATAAGAACCCGAATAAGATTGACTACCACGACAATAACATATATAAGAAACCAAAGTCACGAAAAAAGGAGGTTCCCCATGTTTACGAAAATTCTATATCCCGTGGATTTTTCCCCCTATGCGGAAGAGATTCTCGAATATGCCGTGGCCATCGCCGGCCGTTTTAACTCGGAGCTCCACATGATCCACGTAATTCCGAACCTCAACTATTTTACGCCCTATGAGTCCTTCCTTACGCCTGAGAATATGGTTTCCATTGAGCGCAATATTGAAAGCGAAGTGGAGAGGGATTTCGGCACCCTCACGGAAAAGCTTACGATCCCGGTGAAGAAGGTGACGCGGACCGGGGTAACATTTGTGGAGATTATCGAATATGTGAAAGAAGCGGGCATCGATCTCGTGGTAATGGGAACCCATGGCCGAAGCGGTATAGAGCATATACTTATAGGCAGTGTGGCGGAAAAGGTTGTGCGGAAAGCCCCCTGCCCCGTGCTCACCGTGAGACCGAGGGACAGAAAATTTGCCATGCTTTAGAATCTTAATTAATCCTCAAAACCTTCAGCATGCCGGGTGCCTGCCCGTTCACAGCGGACCTCTCCGCGTTATACGGGAATTCCCCGTTCACGCGCCTCCTCGCATATGTTGTTGATGGTGACGGAGTCGAAGTAGTCCATCAGCCGGTGGGAGGCTTCGCTCCAGACGTCCGATACCACACATTTCCCATACCGGTCGCACGCTTTTGGTCCTCGTTTTTCACCGGAGCAGAAGACGAGCTGGATATTCTTTCCGTCCACCGCCCGCACCACGTCGCCTATCGTGATCTCCTCGGGCCGCCTTGAGAGATAGTAACCCCCCGTAGGGCCCCGTACACTTTTGATGATGCCGGCTTTTTTGAGCTTCTGAAAAATCTGCTCGATATATCGTGGGGAAATGCCCTGGCGCTCCGAAATGCATCGCACCTGGGCGGGGCTGCCTGCCGAATTATAGGCAATGTCACAGAGAGACCTCAGTCCGTACCGGATTTGCGTGGAAATTTTCACGTTACGCCCCTTTTCTATAGAATTTTACTCACCTGCGACCGCGCCGGTATCCATGGAAGGAAGAAACATCCCTTCCCGGAACTATCCCTGACTCGGAAGCCGCGTATCTGCCTGTTTCTCAAGGGGCGCATTTATCCCGCCTATTCCCCCCGCAGTTTTCGCGATCACGGGTCCGACCTTTCGCTCTCCCTCGTCGGGCCGGATTTGGGGGATCCTCTATGCCCCGATAGATATCTGCTGAATGAACGGGTGCAGGCGCCAAAGATTCTCTCCTGAGAGGTCATGGATCAGCCTGCTTTAGGTTTATAACATAATCTGTCAAGTACAAAAACAGTTATTTTATTCCCATACTGCAACTTCTCTTGAAAAATCGACCCGATTCGTATTAACATGAAATGCGGTCTCTATGAGAATCCTTCTCTACTTGCCCTTACTGTTCTTTGCTACCGTCGTTTCGGGGGCCGATCTCATTGTCGGCGGTGAAACCCGCTACACGGTTCAGAAAGGAGAGCGCCTTGAACTCATCGGCGCCCGGCTCGGGGTGTTCTGGAAGAATATCGCAAGGGAGAACGGTCTCGACCCCGAGGCAAAAGTTTCTCCCGGCCAGCAGATCAAGGTCACTACGCGGAAGATTGTGCCCCGTGTGGTGGAAGACGGGATAATCATCAATATCGCGGACAGGACCCTTTACCTCTTTAAGAAGGGACAGCTCTCTACTTTCCCCGTGGGCCTGGGCCTTCCCCTTGAAAACGATTTCGGCGACTGGCGCACCCCCATCGGCAAATTCACGATCGTCGGCAAACGGAAAAACCCTATATGGTATGTCCCCGAGTCGATCCAGATGGAGATGGCCTTCAACGGCAAAACCGTTGAGGAGGCCGTCCCGCCTGGACCGAAAAACCCTCTGGGCAGGTATGCCATAATTACCTCCATACCCGGCGTTCTTATTCACGAGACCATCAGGCCCACGAGCGTCTACCGCTACCAGAGCCATGGGTGCATAAGGATGCTGCCGGAGAGTATGGAAAAACTCTTTCCTGAGATTCAAAAAGGCGCCAAAGGGGAGCTTATCTACGAACCGGTGAAGGTCGCGGTGGGTGATGACGGCAAGACCTACCTTGAAGTGAGGACGGATACCTACAGGAAAGTGGTCTCCATGCGGGACCACGCATGGAAGCGCATAGAGGAGAAAGGACTCGCCGGAACGGTCGATAAAGACCGGGTGGAGCAGGTAATTAAGGAAAAATCAGGCGTCGCTCATAACGTATCAACCGGTTCCAGGGTCGCCGAGGCCGGCCAGGACGTGCCGAAAAAGGAATTTCTTCAGAAGGTCTTCGACCTTTTCACCCCGGGATCGAAAAAAGCGGGTCCTTCCGGCGTTCAGGGGCCGGGGGGTCGAGGTATTCTCATCCAGAAACCGCTATCAAGGGTGAGCTTCTTCTTTTCCGCAGTATAATCGGATTTCAATATATTGATATAAAGCTCGGGAGGGCCGACTTTCGGCAAAGAAACGACCCATGTGGCAAGGGTGCATACTTTTCTCGCAGGCCCGCATTCCTGACGGATCGCACCGATCCTTCCCGCGCTTCTGTCTTCGCTCAGGGAGATGAATCCGTCGAGGTCAAAAGAAGCGGAGCCGTTCGCCAGAAGCCGGTTGATCCGTTTGA
This DNA window, taken from Syntrophorhabdaceae bacterium, encodes the following:
- the rpoD gene encoding RNA polymerase sigma factor RpoD, with translation MSIKNYTEIKHLVDMGMEKGYLTPDEINDYLPQNIFSPEDIEDIFDFLSESNIDIVETIKEKIETPEEPQEWGEIERFPSERTDNIIWAYLKDIGRVSLLTSEEEYLIAKKIEEGEKKVRNLLFGLPQAIHELQELASLIKKDGVAIVDVIKNIDEMNYTKKDEEKYKKRTLFLINTIKTSFDKKREFMGQAPGTDELAKKQNEKKVKALDAKIEESLANLNLNKKVLEEIVRKTARHLKTLDEHEGVAIRKTFGQISDIENGLKVVKNRLIQANLRLVINIAKKYLNRGLSFLDLIQEGNMGLMKAAEKYDYQKGYKFSTYSTWWIRQAITRAIADYARTIRVPVHVLETMNKITKVTISLFQELGREPNLEEISGKAGLPLEKVRKIMKVSNEPISIETPIGDDESKLGDFIADPKSPSPFTELVGISLKEEIYKVLSTLTPREEKVIRMRLGIGEKTDYTLEEVGEVFGLTRERIRQIEAKALRKLKHPSRRKRLESFLE
- a CDS encoding universal stress protein is translated as MFTKILYPVDFSPYAEEILEYAVAIAGRFNSELHMIHVIPNLNYFTPYESFLTPENMVSIERNIESEVERDFGTLTEKLTIPVKKVTRTGVTFVEIIEYVKEAGIDLVVMGTHGRSGIEHILIGSVAEKVVRKAPCPVLTVRPRDRKFAML
- a CDS encoding Rrf2 family transcriptional regulator, which gives rise to MKISTQIRYGLRSLCDIAYNSAGSPAQVRCISERQGISPRYIEQIFQKLKKAGIIKSVRGPTGGYYLSRRPEEITIGDVVRAVDGKNIQLVFCSGEKRGPKACDRYGKCVVSDVWSEASHRLMDYFDSVTINNICEEARERGIPV
- a CDS encoding L,D-transpeptidase family protein; this translates as MRILLYLPLLFFATVVSGADLIVGGETRYTVQKGERLELIGARLGVFWKNIARENGLDPEAKVSPGQQIKVTTRKIVPRVVEDGIIINIADRTLYLFKKGQLSTFPVGLGLPLENDFGDWRTPIGKFTIVGKRKNPIWYVPESIQMEMAFNGKTVEEAVPPGPKNPLGRYAIITSIPGVLIHETIRPTSVYRYQSHGCIRMLPESMEKLFPEIQKGAKGELIYEPVKVAVGDDGKTYLEVRTDTYRKVVSMRDHAWKRIEEKGLAGTVDKDRVEQVIKEKSGVAHNVSTGSRVAEAGQDVPKKEFLQKVFDLFTPGSKKAGPSGVQGPGGRGILIQKPLSRVSFFFSAV